In one window of Pseudoliparis swirei isolate HS2019 ecotype Mariana Trench chromosome 15, NWPU_hadal_v1, whole genome shotgun sequence DNA:
- the LOC130205072 gene encoding 3-hydroxy-3-methylglutaryl-coenzyme A reductase-like, producing MLARLFRLHGLLVASHPWEVIVGTLALTVCLVSMNHNLVASSQMCNWNECPKVEEKIYSSDVMILTITRCTAIVYIYFQFRNLRQLGSKYILGIAGLFTVFSSFVFSTVVIHFFGKELTGLNEALPFFLLLIDLSKACALAKFALSSNSQEEVRENISRGMAILGPTFTLDALVECLVIGTGTMSGLPQLEIMCCFGCMSVLANYFVFMTFFPACVSLVLELSRESREGRPVWQLSHFARVLAEEEDNKPNPVTQRVKIIMSLGLALVHAHTRLAAEQPGQNRSSEGPIATSLDSGGTMRPLRLTSMDLEQVITLGLALLLAVKYVFFEQTEAESSLSLMSPIISSPLKPAVAGDRCRRDSPKPQTIASGASATDSPPPPVSDPKRPPEADAALGEKAAPSESCGPSFSLAQTPPVPESSCKSEARTLEECMAVLSDPQRGPRFLSDEEVMNLVSSRNILNYKLESALETPERGVAIRREMLSPKLPVRSALAALPYKDYDYSKVMGTCCENVVGYMPVPVGVAGPLLLDEKPFYVPMATTEGCLVASTNRGCRALSLSGGCRSRILADGMTRGPVVRLPSACRAAEVKVWLETSDGFATIREAFDRTSRFARLEKLLVGLAGRNLYIRLQSQTGDAMGMNMLSKGTEQALQTLRQQYPDVEVLSVSGNYCTDKKSAAINWILGRGKSAVCEATIPADVVREVLKSSAASLVELNINKNLVGSAMAGSIGGFNAHAANIVAAIYIACGQDPAQTVGSSNCITQMELAGPEGADLYISCTMPSIELGTVGGGTNLAPQQACLQMLGVQGTSSGEPGENARQLARVVCGTVLAGELSLMAALSAGHLVKSHMAHNRSKIDLKEAPSSESEAAA from the exons ATGTTGGCGCGTCTGTTCAGGCTCCACGGCCTGCTGGTGGCCTCCCACCCGTGGGAGGTCATAGTGGGCACCCTGGCCCTCACTGTCTGCCTGGTGTCTATGAACCACAACCTGGTCGCCAGCAGCCAGATGTGCAACTGGAATGAGTGCCCCAAAgtcgaggag AAAATCTACAGCAGTGACGTGATGATCCTCACAATCACGCGCTGCACGGCCATCGTTTACATCTATTTCCAGTTCAGGAATCTGCGACAACTGGGCTCCAAATACATCCTGG GTATTGCCGGGTTGTTCACGGTGTTTTCCAGCTTTGTTTTCAGCACAGTGGTCATCCACTTCTTTGGGAAAGAGCTAACGGGTCTTAA TGAAGCTCTgcccttcttcctcctgctcatCGACCTGTCCAAAGCCTGTGCGTTGGCCAAATTTGCCCTCAGCTCAAACTCTCAG gaggaggtgagggagaacATCTCCCGGGGCATGGCCATCCTGGGCCCCACCTTCACCCTGGACGCTCTGGTGGAGTGTCTGGTCATTGGGACCGGCACCATGTCGG GTCTGCCTCAGTTAGAGATCATGTGTTGTTTTGGCTGTATGTCCGTCCTGGCCAATTACTTTGTCTTCATGACCTTCTTCCCTGCGTGTGtctccctggtcctggag ctGTCCAGAGAAAGTCGCGAGGGCCGTCCAGTCTGGCAACTGAGCCACTTTGCCCGCGTGCTGGCCGAAGAAGAGGACAACAAGCCCAACCCGGTGACCCAGAGGGTCAAAATCATCATG TCTCTGGGCCTGGCCTTGGTTCACGCTCACACTCGACTCGCAGCGGAGCAGCCGGGTCAGAATCGCTCGTCGGAGGGACCCATCGCGACGAGTCTGGACTCTGGCGGGACCATGAGGCCGTTGAGGCTCACCAG cATGGACCTGGAGCAGGTGATCACTCTCGGTCTGGCCCTGCTGCTGGCTGTGAAGTACGTCTTCTTCGAGCAGACGGAGGCGGAGTCTTCCCTGTCCCTGATGAGTCCCATTATCAGCTCTCCTCTGAAGCCCGCGGTGGCGGGGGACCGCTGCAGGAGGGACTCCCCCAAACCCCAGACAATCGCGAGCGGCGCATCAGCAACCGATTCCCCCCCGCCGCCCGTCTCGGACCCGAAACGTCCCCCTGAGGCCGACGCGGCTCTCGGAGAGAAGG CGGCGCCGTCGGAGAGCTGCggtccctctttctctcttgctcAGACGCCACCTGTTCCGGAGAGCAGCTGTAAGTCGGAGGCCCGGACGCTCGAGGAGTGTATGGCCGTCCTCTCGGATCCTCAG AGGGGACCCCGTTTCCTCAGCGACGAAGAGGTGATGAACCTGGTCTCCTCGCGGAACATCCTGAACTACAAGCTGGAATCTGCCCTGGAGACTCCGGAGAGGGGCGTGGCCATCAGGAGGGAAATGCTGTCGCCCAAACTGCCCGTCCGGTCTGCGTTGGCTGCTCTTCCTTATAAGGACTACGACTACTCTAAG GTGATGGGGACCTGCTGTGAGAACGTGGTCGGCTACATGCCGGTGCCAGTGGGAGTGGCCGGTCCTCTCCTATTGGATGAGAAGCCGTTTTACGTTCCTATGGCAACCACCGAGGGCTGCCTGGTCGCCAGCACCAACAGGGGATGCAGGGCGCTTTCC CTGAGCGGAGGTTGCCGCAGCAGGATCCTGGCCGACGGCATGACCAGGGGTCCCGTGGTGAGGCTGCCCTCGGCGTGCCGGGCCGCGGAGGTCAAAGTCTGGCTCGAGACCTCGGACGGATTCGCCACGATCCGAGAGGCTTTCGACCGGACCAGCAG GTTCGCCCGTCTGGAGAAGCTGCTGGTGGGCTTAGCCGGGAGGAACTTGTACATCCGCCTTCAGTCCCAGACGGGAGACGCCATGGGCATGAACATGCTCTCCAAG GGCACGGAGCAGGCGCTGCAGACGCTCCGGCAGCAGTATCCAGATGTGGAGGTGCTGTCGGTCAGCGGCAACTACTGCACCGACAAGAAGTCCGCCGCCATCAACTGGATCCTGGGTCGGGGGAAGTCCGCCGTGTGCGAGGCCACCATTCCCGCCGACGTGGTCAGGGAG GTGCTGAAAAGCAGCGCCGCTTCTCTGGTGGAGCTGAACATCAACAAGAACCTGGTGGGCTCGGCGATGGCCGGCAGCATCGGGGGCTTCAACGCCCACGCCGCCAACATTGTGGCGGCCATCTATATCGCCTGTGGACAG GACCCGGCTCAGACGGTGGGGAGCTCCAACTGCATCACCCAGATGGAGTTGGCCGGTCCGGAGGGGGCGGACCTGTACATCAGCTGCACGATGCCCTCCATCGAGCTGGGCACCGTGGGGGGAGGCACCAACCTGGCGCCGCAGCAGGCCTGTCTGCAG ATGCTCGGCGTTCAGGGTACCAGTTCCGGCGAGCCGGGTGAGAACGCCCGTCAGCTGGCCCGCGTGGTGTGTGGCACGGTGCTGGCGGGGGAGCTCTCCCTGATGGCCGCTCTGTCAGCCGGACACCTGGTCAAGAGCCACATGGCCCACAACAG ATCCAAAATCGACCTGAAGGAAGCGCCGTCGTCGGAGTCGGAGGCGGCAGCGTGA
- the LOC130205078 gene encoding beta-1,3-galactosyl-O-glycosyl-glycoprotein beta-1,6-N-acetylglucosaminyltransferase 4-like: MTPRCAMYCFFLLSLWTLCVLLSVRVMHSDLTELSPPPASLGNIQMFHKYNINCLAVYDMDPVEVGKSMVIRRNRVVEDKEETLLNLTADCPLFIKSRGYDAVCVSEEERDFPLAYSLVVHKSAPMVERLLRALYSPTNIYCIHYDRKSPAPFTSAMEGLARCLPNVFIASKRESVFYASVSRLNADLNCLSDLLASDVEWRYVINACGQDFPLRSNVELVSELRALDGANMLETCRPSESKKQRFAFRHELRDADFEYGKLPVKTQQAKGPPPHGIEVFSGSAYFVLSRDFVAHANSSVVTRDFLAWSADTYSPDEHFWATLARLPGVPGEVPRSRPDITDLMSKTRLVKWQYLEESLYPPCSGKHVRGVCIYGAAETRWLLDDGHWFANKFDPKVDPVVIQCLEEKLQERQKLFRSEASSHSCHTG, translated from the coding sequence ATGACTCCACGATGTGCCATGTATTGCTTCTTCCTCCTGTCACTGTGGACTCTGTGCGTCCTGCTGTCCGTCCGGGTGATGCACAGCGACTTAACGGAGCTCTCCCCTCCACCGGCATCTTTAGGAAACATCCAAATGTTCCACAAGTACAATATTAACTGTTTGGCTGTGTACGACATGGACCCCGTGGAGGTGGGTAAGTCGATGGTCATCAGGCGGAATCGAGTTGTGGAGGACAAGGAGGAAACTCTGCTGAACCTCACGGCAGACTGCCCGTtgttcatcaagtccagaggtTATGACGCCGTGTGTgtctcagaggaggagagagactttCCTCTTGCTTACTCGCTGGTCGTGCATAAATCTGCCCCGATGGTGGAGAGACTCCTCCGAGCGCTGTACTCGCCCACAAACATCTACTGTATCCACTACGACCGGAAGTCTCCGGCTCCGTTCACCTCGGCCATGGAGGGTTTGGCCCGCTGTTTGCCCAACGTCTTCATCGCCTCCAAGCGAGAGTCCGTCTTTTACGCGAGCGTCAGCCGCCTGAACGCTGACCTCAACTGCCTGTCCGACCTTTTGGCGTCGGACGTCGAGTGGCGGTACGTCATCAACGCCTGTGGCCAGGATTTCCCTCTCAGGTCCAACGTGGAGCTGGTGTCCGAGCTGCGGGCGTTGGACGGAGCCAACATGCTGGAGACGTGCCGACCCAGCGAGTCGAAGAAGCAGCGGTTCGCCTTCCGCCACGAGCTGAGGGACGCCGACTTCGAATACGGAAAGCTGCCCGTGAAGACGCAGCAGGCGAAGGGCCCGCCGCCGCACGGCATCGAGGTGTTCTCCGGCAGCGCCTACTTCGTCTTGTCTCGGGACTTCGTCGCGCACGCGAACTCCTCGGTCGTGACGAGAGACTTTCTGGCCTGGTCGGCGGACACCTACAGCCCCGACGAGCACTTCTGGGCCACGCTGGCGCGACTGCCGGGCGTCCCCGGAGAGGTGCCCAGATCGCGGCCCGACATCACGGACCTGATGAGCAAGACCCGGCTGGTGAAGTGGCAGTACCTGGAGGAGAGTCTGTACCCGCCCTGCTCGGGGAAACACGTCCGCGGCGTTTGCATTTACGGCGCAGCGGAGACGCGTTGGCTGCTCGACGACGGCCACTGGTTCGCCAATAAGTTCGACCCCAAAGTCGACCCCGTTGTCATTCAGTGCCTCGAGGAGAAGCTGCAGGAAAGACAGAAGTTGTTCCGGTCAGAGGCCTCTTCTCACTCCTGCCACACGGGTTAA